The Neovison vison isolate M4711 chromosome 5, ASM_NN_V1, whole genome shotgun sequence genome includes a region encoding these proteins:
- the BHLHA9 gene encoding class A basic helix-loop-helix protein 9, protein MHRGGPGPGLRGLKGAEGSSEDLGGSCLDAGRGFGVLRENCEAEEEMAGARTRTRPVRSKARRMAANVRERKRILDYNEAFNALRRALRHDLGGKRLSKIATLRRAIHRIAALSLVLRASPAPRWPCGHLECHGQAARAGGSGDAGSSPPPPPAPPSAGPFEPRCASCSPHMSPGRPRAGAEALVSAQASTGSWRRGPGAPFAWPRGHLRAGPGLGFQHC, encoded by the coding sequence ATGCACCGAGGTGGGCCAGGGCCAGGCCTCAGAGGCCTCAAGGGGGCCGAGGGCTCCTCTGAGGACTTGGGGGGCTCTTGCCTGGATGCCGGGAGGGGTTTTGGGGTGCTGAGGGAGAACTGCGAGGCTGAGGAGGAGATGGCGGGTGCCAGGACGCGCACCCGGCCGGTGCGCTCCAAGGCTCGGCGCATGGCGGCCAACGTGCGGGAGCGCAAACGCATCCTGGACTACAACGAGGCCTTCAACGCGCTCCGCCGGGCGCTGCGCCACGACCTGGGCGGCAAGAGGCTCTCCAAGATCGCCACCCTGCGCAGGGCCATCCACCGCATCGCGGCGCTCTCCCTGGTCCTGCGCGCCAGCCCCGCGCCCCGCTGGCCCTGCGGGCATCTGGAGTGCCACGGCCAGGCCGCGCGCGCCGGGGGCAGCGGGGATGCGGGCTCtagcccgccgccgccgcccgccccgccgtCCGCGGGCCCCTTCGAGCCGCGCTGCGCCTCGTGCTCCCCGCACATGTCCCCTGGACGGCCCCGGGCGGGGGCCGAGGCTCTGGTCTCGGCTCAGGCGTCCACGGGAAGCTGGCGCCGAGGTCCCGGGGCTCCCTTCGCCTGGCCGCGGGGGCacctgcgtgcgggccccgggcTGGGCTTCCAGCACTGCTGA